TTAAATGTTTTTATAGCGACGAGCTTTTTGTCTTTAACGGCGGCCGCCCTAGAAACGTTCCCAAATGCGCCAGATCCAATCACGTATTCAATTTCATAAAGGTCCCTGATATTTCGCTTGAGACAAGAGGTGGGTCTTTCCATGCAAGGAAAAATGCATACACGTCGCTCAACGCGCGCCTGAACGGAGTATGTGCCTGTGCTTTTTGCAGcgagaaaaataataattttttaaaaaatcgcgcCTGCGCAACCTTCGTCCACGCAGCGCGTCTGTGCCCTCGCGAGACGAGAAGAGAGCGGCGTGCTCTGTAGGAACGCGGCAGGGAACGAAAGAAGACGCACGGAACGAAACCCTCAACCGCGCCCTTCACCGCACGAGAAGCGGTCTGACATGCCGGCCACACCGGTCATCGGCGAGCGCGAAGCACCCAAGAAGGGGCAAAAACTGTGTCCCTATGTTCGCCAATTCGGGGATTTTTTGTTGTAACACTTTTCCGTTCGATGCGcggcctccaaaaaaaaaaaaaaaaaacttgagcgGAGGGGGGGCTGCACACAAGAAAAAAACTATAAAACACGCCAGATTAAAATTAGAACTGTGAACTCAACAGCTGAGTAGCCAACGAGATGACATTCTTTCCGTTCGAAATGCCTCGATCGGTCACGCGTAGCGCGTGAGTTTTGCGCGGGGATAGACGCCGTTGAGTGCTTTGTTTTCGGAACGTTCAGACAAAAAGAAGGGTAATTGCTCTAAACCAGGAAAGACCTGGGATTCGTCGACAGAAAAAAAAAACCGTTTTTTATCTGTTTTGCGTACCTAACGCGGGCAAACGTTGGGGAAATGCTCGTATTGCAAGATGACAATCATTCCCTAGGGAAAATTATATGCGATCCTATTCATGGACACATCAGGGTGCCGTCATATTGTTTAGAGATCATTGGTACGGAGGTTGGCTGCTGCTTGAGGTGGCAAAAAAAATCTACTAAACCAAGAActttgtgtttttgttcttagaCACGCCTGAGTTTCAGCGTTTGAGAGACTTGAAGCAGCTCGGAGTCACTCAGTACATATTCCCAGGTGCCGTGCATACGAGGTTCGAGCATTGCGTCGGTGTTTCGGTGCTTGCCAATAAACTGATTCGACAAATCAAGCGCCGCCAGCCAGAGCTACACATCTCGGACCGCGACGTCCGATGCGTGACGCTCGCCGGGCTGTGCCACGACCTCGGACACGGCCCGTTCTCGCACCTCTTCGAGACGTGGTTCCGTCGCCAAAACTTGAACTTCGACCACGAAATCATGTCTCTGAGGCTCCTGGAGTACCTCGTCGACGAAAACGGCATCGACATCGAGCGCGAGGACATAAGGTTCATTCAAGACTTGATCAGGGGGCAGCCGAAGAACGCCGCGAGCAGCTCGATGGAGGACAGGACGTGGATTTATCAGATCGTGGCCAATCGTCACAATTCGATCGACGTTGACAAGTGGGATTATCTCGCCAGAGACTGCTACTCCCTCGGCATAAAGAGCAGCTACGACTTCTCCAGACTGATGAAGTTCAACAAGGTCATCAACGGAGAGATAAGCTTTCACGCCAAAGAGGCGTACAACATCTACGAGATGTTTCACACGCGCTACAGCCTGTTCAAGTTGGTTTACCTTCAC
The sequence above is a segment of the Schistocerca gregaria isolate iqSchGreg1 unplaced genomic scaffold, iqSchGreg1.2 ptg000599l, whole genome shotgun sequence genome. Coding sequences within it:
- the LOC126316803 gene encoding deoxynucleoside triphosphate triphosphohydrolase SAMHD1 homolog, whose protein sequence is MLVLQDDNHSLGKIICDPIHGHIRVPSYCLEIIDTPEFQRLRDLKQLGVTQYIFPGAVHTRFEHCVGVSVLANKLIRQIKRRQPELHISDRDVRCVTLAGLCHDLGHGPFSHLFETWFRRQNLNFDHEIMSLRLLEYLVDENGIDIEREDIRFIQDLIRGQPKNAASSSMEDRTWIYQIVANRHNSIDVDKWDYLARDCYSLGIKSSYDFSRLMKFNKVINGEISFHAKEAYNIYEMFHTRYSLFKLVYLHRVGKAIEYMLCDAFQLADEHMKIKERTQDIAEYSRLTDGILREIEFSKSPSLRASREIIRRLRKRDLYKMSYEALFHAQESELESIKSSDLIDAGLNLPPDLPRLSPGDVIVGSFDCNYAKLDKDPVQYVKFYNRQTDNVSFSLQKERVSLLIPYTFNEKCLRVYCTDASKVSSSRLAMRELLKSKNIQGQVVQ